One part of the Actinotignum schaalii genome encodes these proteins:
- a CDS encoding aminoglycoside phosphotransferase family protein — MAASSESADLALLTGPDAGSMLATALPAWQLISWAVHRVNHRPGAGVTVSYTVTVRARGEGGRPTGQAHEKYVCASTAQLSQTFTPTLVRLTHRDTAVWVWEYPHDPELPALPLAVTPSRMSAFLGEKVAVELKSYRPTRRAVVKVTTGGGGSAFAKVLRPPAAQSLAKRHRMLGQAGVLAPRVVREDPNGLVLISTLPGEPLANWLARGLGEQSVALFDTLWNLQESLPAAAIHLTHRPAWADRVGHYAHAAAVALPGIAARAHAVASGVTEMMASLDPGPIVPVHGDFYEANIFVQRGPVAGSPTGWSAGVIDVDSLGPGYRADDWACLLGHMSVLPHLAPAAYPHLRSILGQWCALLEQRLPAAPVYARAAGVTLSLVAGAARTDGTRWEHDALGRLREAEHWLSRARYLAGYGGNAYPRG, encoded by the coding sequence ATGGCTGCATCTTCGGAAAGCGCTGATTTAGCGCTGCTGACCGGCCCGGACGCCGGGTCGATGCTCGCCACCGCCCTTCCCGCTTGGCAGCTCATCTCCTGGGCGGTCCACCGCGTCAATCACCGCCCCGGGGCCGGCGTGACCGTGAGCTACACCGTGACGGTGCGAGCCCGCGGAGAAGGCGGGCGCCCCACCGGCCAAGCGCACGAAAAGTACGTGTGCGCTTCCACCGCGCAGCTTTCCCAAACTTTTACTCCCACCCTCGTGCGCCTCACCCACCGGGATACCGCCGTGTGGGTCTGGGAATACCCCCATGACCCCGAGCTTCCCGCCCTCCCGCTGGCTGTTACCCCGAGCCGAATGTCGGCATTCCTGGGAGAAAAAGTCGCGGTGGAGCTCAAGAGCTACCGGCCCACCAGGCGCGCCGTCGTCAAAGTCACTACCGGGGGCGGCGGAAGTGCTTTCGCGAAAGTACTGCGCCCACCGGCCGCGCAGTCCCTGGCCAAACGCCACCGCATGCTCGGCCAGGCCGGGGTGCTCGCCCCGCGGGTGGTGCGCGAAGACCCGAACGGCCTCGTCCTTATTTCCACCCTCCCGGGCGAGCCGCTGGCCAATTGGCTGGCCCGCGGGCTGGGGGAGCAGAGCGTCGCGCTTTTCGACACCCTGTGGAACCTGCAAGAAAGCCTGCCGGCCGCGGCCATCCACCTCACCCACCGGCCGGCCTGGGCGGATCGGGTGGGCCATTACGCGCACGCCGCCGCGGTAGCTCTCCCCGGAATCGCGGCCCGCGCCCACGCGGTGGCCAGCGGAGTCACCGAGATGATGGCCAGCCTCGATCCCGGGCCCATCGTGCCCGTGCACGGCGATTTTTACGAAGCCAATATTTTCGTGCAGCGCGGGCCGGTGGCGGGAAGCCCCACCGGCTGGAGCGCCGGCGTTATTGATGTGGATTCCCTCGGCCCGGGCTACCGCGCCGACGACTGGGCCTGCCTGCTCGGGCATATGAGCGTGCTGCCCCACCTGGCTCCGGCAGCCTACCCGCACCTGCGTTCCATCCTTGGCCAGTGGTGCGCATTACTGGAACAGCGTTTACCTGCCGCACCCGTGTACGCGCGGGCAGCCGGGGTCACGCTCTCTCTCGTTGCCGGGGCCGCCCGCACCGACGGCACCCGCTGGGAACACGATGCCCTCGGGCGGCTGCGCGAAGCCGAACACTGGCTCTCCCGGGCTCGCTACCTGGCCGGATACGGAGGAAACGCCTACCCGCGGGGCTAG